Proteins encoded by one window of Corynebacterium amycolatum:
- a CDS encoding ParA family protein encodes MAEEGLFEADRVELGLTGRPVRELPEPAPLTSHGPAVILAMCNQKGGVGKTTSTINLGAALAEFGRKVLLVDLDPQGALSAGLGVPHEELDLTVYNLIVDDTTDVRDAIHHTKVSGLDLVPANIDLSAAEIQLVNEVGREQALGRALRPVMNDYDFIIIDCQPSLGLLTVNALTIAEGVIIPMVAEYFSLRGLALLTDTVAKVRDRLNFNLEVSGILVTMFDRRTRHAKEVMERLIEVFGDKVFDTVITRTVRFPETSVAGEPITTWAPNTPAAAQYRNLAREVIERKGRK; translated from the coding sequence GTGGCTGAAGAAGGGTTGTTTGAGGCCGATCGAGTTGAACTCGGTCTCACCGGTCGTCCGGTGCGCGAGCTACCGGAACCCGCACCCCTGACCAGTCACGGCCCCGCGGTCATCCTGGCAATGTGTAACCAGAAGGGCGGCGTGGGTAAGACCACCTCGACCATCAACCTGGGCGCAGCACTGGCGGAGTTCGGCCGTAAAGTCCTGCTCGTTGACTTGGACCCGCAAGGGGCACTATCCGCCGGTCTTGGTGTCCCTCATGAGGAACTCGACCTGACTGTCTACAACCTCATCGTCGACGACACCACCGACGTCCGTGATGCCATCCACCACACCAAGGTTTCCGGCCTGGATCTCGTCCCGGCCAACATCGACCTGTCGGCGGCGGAGATTCAGCTTGTCAACGAAGTCGGTCGCGAACAGGCCTTGGGGCGCGCGCTGCGCCCAGTGATGAATGACTACGACTTCATCATCATTGACTGCCAGCCGTCGCTAGGCCTGCTGACCGTCAATGCGCTGACCATCGCCGAGGGCGTCATCATCCCAATGGTGGCCGAATACTTCTCGCTGCGCGGCCTGGCACTGCTCACCGACACGGTGGCCAAGGTTCGCGACCGCCTGAACTTCAACCTGGAAGTCTCCGGCATTCTGGTCACCATGTTCGACCGCCGCACGCGCCACGCCAAGGAAGTCATGGAACGCCTCATCGAGGTTTTCGGTGACAAGGTCTTTGACACGGTCATCACCCGAACCGTCCGCTTTCCGGAAACCTCCGTCGCCGGTGAGCCCATCACCACCTGGGCGCCAAACACCCCAGCCGCGGCACAGTACCGCAACCTGGCCCGCGAGGTCATCGAGCGCAAAGGCCGCAAATAA
- a CDS encoding type 1 glutamine amidotransferase domain-containing protein: MTDLTNKNIAVLATNGFEDSELTSPAGAVKDAGATVHVISTEDGSIEGKNGTKVDVDKLTSSVSADDYDALILPGGTVNADQIRIDKDAVALVKAFAAADKPIGVICHGGWILTDADVLKGRTITSYISVKTDLINAGANWVDEEVVVDGNLISSRTPADLEAFNKALVENF, from the coding sequence ATGACTGACCTAACGAATAAGAACATTGCAGTTTTGGCCACTAACGGATTCGAGGACTCCGAGCTGACGAGCCCGGCGGGAGCCGTGAAGGATGCCGGTGCGACCGTGCACGTTATCTCCACCGAAGATGGCTCCATTGAGGGCAAGAATGGCACGAAGGTGGATGTCGATAAGCTCACCAGCAGCGTTTCTGCTGATGATTATGATGCCCTGATTCTGCCTGGCGGCACCGTAAATGCAGACCAGATTCGCATCGATAAGGATGCCGTAGCCCTGGTAAAGGCATTCGCCGCAGCCGACAAGCCAATCGGCGTGATTTGCCACGGCGGTTGGATTCTCACCGATGCGGATGTGCTTAAGGGCCGCACTATTACCTCCTACATCAGCGTCAAGACTGACCTTATTAACGCTGGTGCCAACTGGGTCGATGAGGAAGTTGTCGTTGACGGCAACCTGATTTCCTCCCGCACCCCAGCTGACCTCGAGGCTTTCAACAAGGCTCTCGTGGAGAACTTCTAA
- a CDS encoding CTP synthase: MVTKYIIVTGGVASSLGKGLTAASLGRLLTSRGLKVTMQKLDPYLNVDPGTMNPFQHGEVFVTEDGAETDLDLGHYERFLDRNLSAGGNVTTGKVYSSVIAKERRGEFLGQTVQVIPHITDEIKSRIVAMGNADANGEKPDVVITEIGGTVGDIESQPFLEAARQVRHDVGRENVFYLHVSLVPYLGPSKELKTKPTQHSVAELRSIGLVPDAVVLRCDRDVPDSLKNKIALMCDIDREGVVSCPDAPSIYDIPKVLYDEHLDTFIIRRLNLPFRDMDWAVWGDLLERVHNPKSEVTVALVGKYIDLPDAYLSVAEAVRAAGFAHRVKANIRWVASDDCETPEGLKENMAGVDAIVIPGGFGGRGIEGKIATIRYAKETGMPLLGICLGMQCVVIEAARTAGVEGASSTEFDENAAEPVIATMEEQLQAVSGEADLGGSMRLGSYPAKLAEDSVVARLYGSTEVTERHRHRYEVNNAYRAQLEEAGLVISGTSPDGKLVEFVEYPTDVHPYLVATQAHPELKSRPTNAHPLFDGLIAAALKRN, from the coding sequence GTGGTTACGAAATACATCATCGTTACAGGAGGCGTTGCCTCCTCCCTCGGCAAAGGCTTAACCGCGGCTTCGCTCGGCCGCCTGCTTACCTCGCGTGGTCTCAAAGTGACTATGCAAAAGCTCGATCCCTACCTCAATGTGGATCCGGGCACCATGAACCCCTTCCAGCACGGCGAGGTCTTCGTCACCGAAGACGGCGCGGAAACCGATCTGGACCTGGGGCATTACGAGCGTTTCCTCGACCGCAACCTCTCCGCCGGCGGCAACGTCACCACCGGCAAGGTCTATTCCTCGGTTATCGCCAAGGAGCGCCGCGGTGAATTCCTCGGCCAGACCGTCCAGGTCATCCCGCACATCACCGACGAGATCAAATCTCGCATCGTCGCTATGGGGAACGCGGACGCAAACGGCGAAAAACCCGACGTGGTCATCACCGAAATTGGCGGCACCGTCGGCGATATTGAATCGCAGCCCTTCCTGGAAGCTGCGCGGCAAGTGCGTCACGACGTCGGCCGCGAAAACGTCTTCTACCTCCACGTGTCACTGGTTCCATACCTCGGCCCCTCCAAGGAACTGAAGACCAAGCCCACCCAGCACTCAGTAGCTGAACTTCGCTCGATTGGCCTGGTTCCCGATGCTGTCGTTTTGCGATGCGACCGCGACGTTCCCGATTCCCTCAAAAACAAGATTGCGCTGATGTGTGACATCGACCGCGAGGGCGTGGTGTCCTGCCCAGATGCGCCGAGCATCTACGACATCCCGAAGGTCCTCTACGACGAGCACCTGGACACCTTCATCATTCGCCGCCTCAACCTGCCGTTCCGCGACATGGATTGGGCCGTGTGGGGAGACCTGCTCGAGCGAGTTCACAACCCAAAGAGCGAGGTCACGGTGGCGCTCGTCGGCAAGTACATCGACCTGCCGGACGCCTACCTGTCCGTCGCAGAAGCCGTGCGCGCAGCCGGTTTCGCCCACCGCGTGAAGGCGAACATCCGCTGGGTCGCCTCCGACGACTGCGAAACCCCCGAGGGGCTGAAAGAAAACATGGCCGGCGTTGACGCGATTGTCATCCCCGGTGGCTTCGGCGGGCGTGGGATTGAAGGCAAAATCGCTACCATCCGCTACGCCAAGGAAACCGGCATGCCACTTTTGGGAATCTGCCTGGGTATGCAGTGTGTTGTCATCGAGGCGGCACGCACCGCGGGTGTCGAAGGCGCGTCCTCGACCGAGTTCGACGAAAACGCGGCCGAGCCGGTCATCGCCACGATGGAGGAGCAGCTCCAGGCCGTCTCTGGCGAGGCTGACTTGGGCGGATCCATGCGCCTGGGTTCCTACCCGGCGAAGCTCGCTGAAGACTCCGTCGTCGCGCGTCTCTACGGCAGCACCGAGGTCACCGAGCGTCACCGCCACCGCTACGAGGTCAACAACGCATACCGTGCCCAGCTCGAAGAAGCAGGCCTGGTCATCTCGGGCACCTCGCCGGACGGCAAGCTCGTCGAATTCGTCGAGTACCCCACAGACGTGCACCCATACCTCGTGGCCACGCAGGCGCACCCGGAGCTGAAGTCGCGCCCCACCAACGCTCATCCGCTTTTCGACGGCCTCATCGCCGCAGCCCTCAAGCGCAACTAG
- a CDS encoding site-specific tyrosine recombinase XerD: MSSIDPLVDAFVTYLAVEKGLSANTLASYKRDLEKYRTYLREIGRTELAQVTEQDVTEFLAYLARGDKSAGRPALAPTSVTRSLSAVRSFHRFAVGEGALEVDVAKRVAPPKQPSRYPKALSIEEVTRLIESIPDDDTADVTDLRNRALVEFLYSTGARVSEVTGLDIDDVDRETNLVLLHGKGGKERIVPVGSPAMAALDAWLTRGRPSWVRANSGPALFINSLGRRLSRQSAGNTLAELGERAGLSVKISPHTLRHSFGTHLIEGGADVRVVQELLGHASVTTTQIYTMITAENMRRVWAGAHPRAEYSR, encoded by the coding sequence ATGAGTTCAATTGATCCGCTTGTCGACGCCTTCGTGACCTACCTCGCGGTGGAAAAGGGGTTGTCGGCGAATACACTCGCCAGTTATAAGCGCGACTTGGAGAAGTACCGCACCTACCTGCGGGAGATTGGGCGCACGGAATTGGCGCAGGTCACCGAGCAGGACGTAACAGAGTTCCTGGCGTATCTGGCGCGGGGAGATAAGTCGGCCGGCAGGCCAGCGTTGGCCCCGACCTCGGTGACGCGGTCGCTGTCGGCCGTGCGGAGCTTCCACAGGTTTGCGGTGGGTGAGGGTGCGTTGGAGGTGGATGTCGCCAAGCGGGTGGCGCCGCCGAAGCAGCCCTCGCGGTATCCGAAGGCACTCAGCATTGAGGAGGTCACCCGGCTTATCGAGTCCATTCCCGACGACGACACCGCAGACGTGACCGACCTGCGCAACCGTGCACTGGTGGAGTTTTTGTACTCGACTGGTGCGCGAGTGTCAGAAGTCACCGGCCTGGATATCGATGACGTGGACCGCGAAACCAACCTCGTGTTACTGCATGGCAAGGGCGGCAAGGAGCGCATTGTGCCAGTGGGCTCGCCGGCCATGGCGGCGCTCGATGCGTGGCTGACACGCGGGCGGCCGAGCTGGGTGCGGGCAAACTCCGGGCCGGCGCTGTTTATCAACTCGCTGGGACGCAGGCTGTCTCGGCAGTCGGCCGGAAATACGCTGGCGGAGTTGGGTGAGCGCGCCGGGCTGAGCGTGAAAATTTCCCCGCACACCCTGCGCCACAGTTTCGGCACGCACCTCATTGAAGGCGGTGCCGATGTGCGAGTGGTCCAAGAGCTATTGGGACACGCCTCCGTGACGACAACCCAGATTTACACCATGATTACCGCGGAGAATATGCGACGAGTCTGGGCGGGGGCTCACCCACGGGCTGAATACTCGCGGTAA
- a CDS encoding DUF4177 domain-containing protein — MPHYEVLQVVLKEKFIGTGSANLTELERVINDKASQGFRLHTITTASSGSKGLMGGDRIQATMIFESLT; from the coding sequence ATGCCTCATTATGAAGTTCTTCAGGTGGTTCTGAAGGAAAAGTTCATCGGTACCGGCTCGGCTAATCTGACAGAGCTTGAGAGGGTAATCAACGACAAGGCTTCGCAGGGGTTCCGGTTGCACACGATTACTACTGCCTCTTCGGGCAGTAAGGGACTGATGGGCGGGGACCGTATCCAGGCGACCATGATTTTTGAGAGTCTTACCTAG
- a CDS encoding NUDIX domain-containing protein — MAHQFDVVESEIVLEAPILAIRRDQVRMPGGNVSAREIVEHFGAVAVVVADENNRLYLLNQWRQAAGERLVELPAGLLDVADEDPLEAAKRELVEEAGLEAESWSLLTDMFSSPGFAEEAVRIYLARGLRAVDKPEAHDEEADMTASWIDVEEAVAMALRGEILNGIALSGILLAAEVLLRGATPRSVAEPFGIRPTALAKRRTEQLGTGADLKRIR; from the coding sequence ATGGCGCACCAATTTGACGTTGTTGAATCCGAGATTGTTCTCGAGGCACCTATTCTCGCGATCCGCCGCGACCAGGTGCGAATGCCGGGTGGGAATGTGTCCGCTCGTGAGATTGTGGAGCATTTCGGCGCTGTCGCGGTCGTTGTCGCAGATGAGAATAACCGCCTCTACCTGCTCAATCAGTGGCGGCAGGCGGCAGGGGAGCGTCTGGTGGAATTGCCGGCCGGGCTCCTCGACGTCGCAGACGAAGACCCGCTGGAGGCCGCCAAGCGTGAGCTAGTGGAGGAAGCCGGGCTGGAGGCCGAGTCCTGGTCCCTGCTTACCGATATGTTCAGCTCGCCCGGCTTCGCAGAGGAAGCGGTCCGGATCTACTTGGCTAGGGGTCTCCGTGCCGTCGATAAGCCGGAAGCCCACGATGAGGAAGCGGACATGACTGCGTCGTGGATTGACGTCGAGGAAGCGGTGGCGATGGCGCTGCGCGGAGAGATCCTCAACGGCATCGCACTGTCCGGCATTCTGCTGGCGGCGGAGGTGCTGCTGAGGGGTGCGACGCCGCGCTCGGTCGCGGAGCCGTTCGGCATTCGGCCGACGGCACTGGCGAAACGCCGGACGGAGCAGCTCGGCACCGGAGCGGACCTGAAACGCATCCGATGA